The Arachis hypogaea cultivar Tifrunner chromosome 19, arahy.Tifrunner.gnm2.J5K5, whole genome shotgun sequence genome has a window encoding:
- the LOC112777102 gene encoding disease resistance-like protein DSC1: MELFPSSPKKYDVFVSYKGGDTQINFINNLNSALTQAGIKIYIDSYLRTGDAIWPPLREAIHNSSVAFVIFTKGYASSKWCLEELGKILECRRTEGMGVIPLFYNVDPCDVRNQSGTYGEAFAKHERCLLLDEKDNIINKEDVQKKLSQWKGALTEAANISGWYTRSNKNQSQVIEKMVGDVLEMLELRFPKELKSKDLVRFDKILKEMQLLLSKNRGNLLVGNVQVIGICGMSGIGKTTIAKILFSQHFPLYDSVCFIENVKEASQNIESLKEKMVSELLKDENQNSKESTLLIGKRLSNKKIFVVLDDVDNLEQVEVLCEEFRYASPESKLIITTRNKDLLRGIMVDEYDVYEIKTWSFEESLELFCSSAFKSKHPKKGYEDIAKRAVDYAGGVPLALKVLGSSLGDRSIEFWERELDKVENYSCDRIQKVLRVSYEGLHDIEKKIFLDIAFFFKDESKDFVERVLNACGFYATGGLKVLEDKALITISDGNKIKMHGLVQDLALSIVREGIEDHGKRSRLRDIAEISSVLECKNKGSDAVEGIKLDLSQIDDLHLNANAFSIMTELRFLKLHTPCGKISGNMDYPIVLNQFSSKLRYLEWNGYRLKSLPESFCATKLVEIRMVQSHITELWHGVKNLVNLEGIDLSECKYLENLPDLSKASKLKWLNLSDCESLVELHPSVLSLDTLETLILNGCKKLKSLKSEKHFRSLKKVSVEGCTSLKEFALSSDKMESLELKNAGIEQLHSSIGLSSNLRYLNLEGLRFQNVPNELSSLTSLVELRISDCKELVLEKQKLQALFDGLRSLRLLHLKDCSNLLELPENISVLSKLCELRLDGSGVETLPESIKHLSLLEILSLENCLNLRQLPELPTTIKELTAANCKSLVTVPTLKTLATMMTGREKFVSFENCTKLDGSSLCRIAEGAELSSMNAAFQNVFVRSKGASGASCHNYNFVKVCSPGSRVPEQFTYRSRESSFKVKIPSHSNILGMVLSVLISPSEGIKNHGARIFCQCYDADGRKVGYATRWFHEATKDLKGDHVFVWYDALHFDSIVKSLKEQEIIFEFFVANELGERDVLNVLPKECGVRLIFDSELHNLLRNLQLDFESKWELGLRLGSELGLELGSELRLELESQQHRAI; encoded by the exons atggaGTTGTTTCCTTCTTCTCCAAAAAAATATGATGTTTTTGTGAGCTACAAAGGCGGGGACACCCAAATCAACTTCATTAATAACCTAAACTCAGCACTTACTCAAGCAGGCATTAAAATATACATTGATAGTTACCTCCGAACCGGAGATGCGATATGGCCGCCGCTTCGCGAAGCCATCCACAACTCCAGTGTAGCCTTTGTGATCTTCACAAAGGGCTACGCGTCTTCCAAATGGTGTTTGGAAGAACTTGGGAAGATACTCGAATGCCGAAGAACCGAGGGAATGGGGGTTATACCTCTGTTTTACAATGTTGATCCTTGTGATGTACGGAATCAGAGTGGAACATACGGAGAAGCATTTGCAAAACATGAACGGTGCTTGTTGTTGGATGAAAAAGACAACATCATCAACAAAGAAGATGTTCAGAAGAAACTGTCTCAATGGAAAGGTGCACTCACTGAAGCTGCTAATATATCTGGATGGTACACTCGAAGCAATAA GAACCAATCTCAAGTCATTGAGAAAATGGTCGGAGATGTATTGGAAATGCTGGAGTTAAGGTTCCCTAAGGAACTAAAATCCAAAGACCTTGTTCGATTTGACAAAATCCTCAAAGAGATGCAATTGTTGCTGTCAAAAAACAGAGGTAATTTGTTAGTTGGAAATGTTCAAGTAATCGGAATTTGCGGTATGAGCGGGATAGGTAAAACAACCATCGCAAAAATCCTTTTTTCCCAACACTTTCCCTTATATGACAGTGTTtgcttcatagaaaatgtgaaagAAGCATCACAAAACATAGAATCTTTAAAAGAGAAGATGGTTTCTGAGCTTCTAAAGGATGAAAATCAAAACTCTAAAGAATCCACATTATTAATTGGAAAGAGGCTTAGTAACAAAAAGATTTTTGTTGTGCTTGATGATGTGGATAATTTAGAACAAGTAGAAGTATTGTGTGAAGAATTTAGATATGCAAGTCCAGAGAGTAAACTCATTATAACTACAAGAAATAAGGATTTGCTTAGGGGAATAATGGTTGATGAATATGATGTTTATGAGATTAAGACATGGAGCTTTGAAGAATCTCTAGAGCTTTTTTGCTCGAGTGCCTTCAAGAGCAAGCATCCGAAGAAAGGATACGAGGATATTGCGAAAAGGGCGGTTGATTATGCCGGTGGTGTTCCGTTGGCTTTGAAGGTTTTGGGTTCGAGTCTTGGTGATAGAAGCATTGAATTTTGGGAGAGGGAATTGGATAAGGTCGAGAACTATTCTTGTGACCGGATTCAAAAGGTGTTGCGAGTGAGCTATGAAGGACTACATGATATTGAGAAGAAAATATTTCTAGACATTGCATTCTTTTTCAAAGACGAGAGTAAAGATTTTGTGGAAAGGGTTTTGAATGCTTGCGGTTTCTATGCTACCGGTGGTTTGAAGGTCCTTGAAGATAAAGCTCTCATAACCATTTCAGATggcaacaaaataaaaatgcatggTTTGGTGCAAGATTTGGCTTTGAGTATTGTTCGTGAAGGCATCGAAGATCATGGAAAACGTAGCCGGTTGAGGGACATTGCTGAAATTTCTAGTGTACTTGAATGCAAAAATAAG GGGAGTGATGCTGTTGAAGGTATAAAGTTAGATTTGTCACAAATTGACGATCTACACTTAAATGCTAACGCATTTAGCATCATGACTGAactaagatttttgaaattgcatACTCCCTGTGGTAAGATTTCGGGTAACATGGACTATCCTATTGTCCTTAATCAATTTTCTTCCAAGTTGAGGTATCTTGAGTGGAACGGATACCGCTTAAAGTCTCTTCCAGAAAGTTTCTGTGCTACGAAGCTTGTTGAGATTCGAATGGTCCAGAGCCACATAACAGAACTTTGGCATGGGGTTAAG AATCTTGTGAATTTAGAGGGAATTGATCTAAGTGAGTGCAAATATTTGGAGAATCTTCCAGATCTGTCCAAGGCATCTAAACTCAAATGGTTGAATCTTTCTGATTGTGAGAGCTTGGTTGAGCTTCATCCATCTGTTTTGTCTCTTGACACGCTTGAAACTTTGATCCTCAATGGCTGCAAGAAACTCAAGAGTTTAAAGAGCGAGAAGCATTTCAGATCTCTCAAGAAAGTCAGTGTGGAGGGATGCACCAGTCTGAAGGAGTTTGCGCTGTCCTCCGATAAGATGGAGAGCTTGGAACTGAAGAATGCAGGAATAGAACAACTGCACTCGTCgatagggctttccagcaacctTAGATATCTGAATCTAGAAGGTTTGAGATTCCAGAATGTTCCAAATGAGTTATCATCCCTTACAAGCCTTGTGGAACTAAGAATTTCTGATTGCAAAGAACTAGTTCTTGAAAAACAGAAATTGCAAGCATTGTTTGATGGTCTAAGATCTCTAAGATTGCTGCATTTGAAGGATTGTTCAAACTTGCTTGAACTTCCTGAAAACATTAGCGTGTTGTCCAAGTTATGTGAGCTGAGACTAGACGGAAGCGGCGTAGAAACGTTGCCTGAAAGCATCAAGCATCTTTCGCTGCTCGAAATTCTTTCCTTAGAGAATTGCTTGAACCTCAGGCAACTGCCAGAGCTTCCAACAACCATCAAAGAATTAACCGCCGCTAACTGCAAATCGTTGGTGACAGTTCCCACTTTGAAGACTCTTGCAACCATGATGACAGGGCGAGAGAAGTTCGTGTCGTTTGAGAATTGCACGAAACTAGACGGATCTTCGCTCTGCCGGATAGCGGAAGGTGCAGAGTTATCATCAATGAATGCCGCTTTTCAAAATGTGTTTGTAAGAAGCAAAGGCGCCAGCGGTGCCAGCTGTCACAACTACAACTTTGTTAAGGTGTGTTCACCAGGAAGCAGAGTCCCGGAGCAGTTCACATACCGAAGCAGAGAGTCCTCTTTCAAAGTCAAAATTCCTTCACACTCCAACATTTTGGGAATGGTTTTGTCTGTGCTTATTTCGCCAAGCGAAGGAATCAAGAACCATGGTGCCAGAATATTTTGTCAGTGCTATGATGCTGATGGTAGAAAGGTGGGGTATGCTACTAGGTGGTTCCATGAAGCTACCAAGGATTTGAAAGGTGATCATGTTTTTGTTTGGTATGATGCACTTCATTTTGATAGCATTGTTAAAAGCctcaaa